A single region of the Streptomyces sp. NBC_00425 genome encodes:
- a CDS encoding APC family permease, whose amino-acid sequence MTEPRTSLTPQQPPVAAGTDPTGRLPRAALGVSDIVFFVVAAAAPLTVMAGIAPLAILFGGIGAPVAYLAVGVVLCLFAVGFTAMTPYIRNAGAFYSYIARGLGRPAGLGAALLAVFSYNALQIGTYGAFGFFAAATADDLLGVDLPWPVYAFTGIAVVWLLGFRSIHVGAKVLAALLVAETAVLALLAGAILVKGGANGLSLASFAPSHVFTSQMSAPLGLAVAAFIGFEATALYREEARDPNRTVPRATYLAVGFLGLFYTFVVWVIVQAFGDDRAVGAAAQNPAEMFFTAMTRYVGGWATDLQRVLIVSSLLASLLAFHNAITRYGYALSAEGVAPAALGRIHPRHGSPWVSGIAQTALAVVVTAVFAAIGVHPYNEFLLWVNTPGVVGILALQTLAACAVAAFFRRSPGAHAVGRLRTVVAPVAAAVLLAVITGLVCTRLNLFTGAAPPVNWTLIALTPLVFMTGVVLALRIRRNRPDVYAGLATTDVDSV is encoded by the coding sequence ATGACCGAGCCCCGCACCTCCCTCACTCCCCAGCAGCCCCCGGTGGCCGCCGGGACGGATCCGACCGGCCGTCTGCCGCGCGCCGCCCTGGGCGTCAGCGACATCGTCTTCTTCGTCGTGGCAGCCGCCGCGCCGCTCACCGTCATGGCCGGCATCGCCCCGCTCGCGATCCTCTTCGGCGGCATCGGCGCCCCCGTCGCCTATCTGGCGGTCGGCGTCGTGCTGTGTCTGTTCGCGGTCGGCTTCACCGCCATGACGCCTTACATCCGCAACGCGGGCGCCTTCTACTCGTACATCGCCCGGGGGCTGGGCCGCCCGGCCGGGCTGGGCGCCGCCCTGCTCGCCGTATTCTCCTACAACGCCCTGCAGATCGGCACCTACGGGGCGTTCGGCTTCTTCGCGGCCGCCACCGCCGACGACCTCCTGGGCGTCGACCTGCCCTGGCCGGTCTACGCCTTCACCGGGATCGCCGTGGTGTGGCTCCTAGGCTTCCGGTCGATCCACGTCGGCGCCAAGGTGCTCGCCGCCCTGCTGGTGGCGGAGACCGCCGTCCTCGCCCTGCTCGCCGGCGCGATCCTCGTCAAGGGCGGCGCGAACGGGCTGAGCCTCGCCTCCTTCGCCCCCTCCCACGTCTTCACCTCGCAGATGAGCGCACCGCTGGGCCTCGCCGTGGCCGCCTTCATCGGGTTCGAGGCCACCGCCCTCTACCGTGAGGAGGCCCGTGACCCCAACCGCACCGTGCCCCGCGCCACCTACCTGGCCGTGGGATTCCTCGGCCTGTTCTACACGTTCGTCGTCTGGGTCATCGTCCAGGCCTTCGGGGACGACAGAGCCGTCGGCGCCGCGGCGCAGAACCCCGCCGAGATGTTCTTCACCGCCATGACCCGCTATGTGGGCGGCTGGGCCACGGACCTGCAGCGCGTGCTGATCGTCAGCAGCCTGCTGGCCTCCCTCCTCGCCTTCCACAACGCCATCACCCGGTACGGGTACGCGCTGTCCGCCGAGGGCGTCGCCCCCGCCGCCCTGGGTCGCATCCACCCCCGGCACGGCTCGCCCTGGGTCTCCGGCATCGCGCAGACCGCACTGGCGGTCGTCGTCACGGCCGTGTTCGCCGCGATCGGCGTGCACCCGTACAACGAGTTCCTGCTGTGGGTGAACACCCCCGGCGTGGTCGGCATCCTCGCGCTGCAGACGCTCGCGGCCTGCGCAGTGGCCGCCTTCTTCCGTCGCAGCCCCGGCGCCCACGCGGTGGGACGCCTGCGCACGGTCGTCGCGCCGGTGGCCGCCGCCGTCCTCCTCGCCGTGATCACCGGACTGGTCTGCACGCGCCTCAATCTCTTCACCGGCGCCGCACCGCCCGTCAACTGGACGCTGATCGCGCTCACCCCGCTCGTGTTCATGACCGGGGTGGTCCTCGCCCTGCGGATCCGCCGCAACCGGCCCGACGTCTACGCCGGGCTCGCCACCACCGACGTCGACAGCGTCTGA
- a CDS encoding amidohydrolase — protein sequence MSDGKGTTAMQADIVFTRGTIRTGAADGPAPDALAVTDGRISALGARALDARGRGTVVVDLQGGALLPAFGDGHAHPVMGGLGLLGAPVRECTSVEEIVEAVRDWADRRPEAEWITGDGFDAWLAPDGRFDAHWLDRAVPDRPVVLRTMDHHTAWVNSEALRRAGFSAGTPDPVGGEIVRRKDSAEPLGTLREFAAVLPVLDLVPQPSHDTQVDALRATAARFAASGVTWVQDAWVEPHHADVWITAATSGPGLPIRADLGFFLGPEHWRERVGRLAAERERVEGAAPGLLTAHTVKFFADGVIESGTAALLEPYTDCPHSHGIANWTPAELADAVTAIDALGFQPHIHALGDGGVRVALDAVEAAAAANGPRDRRPVIAHAQLIHPADLPRFAELGVIANLQPLWAQPDRLMTDLILPKIGPKRGARQYQIAALLASGAHIAFGSDWPVTDHEPLRGIATAVTRQTPEGFPDGGWLPQERIDTATALAAYSAGCAYQAFEEEKWGVLRPGMRADLVHLAADPVETAPRDLARLPVLGTWLAGRRTHDSGTPETVSATRR from the coding sequence GTGAGCGACGGGAAGGGCACCACCGCCATGCAGGCCGACATCGTGTTCACCCGAGGGACGATCAGGACCGGGGCCGCCGACGGCCCGGCGCCCGACGCCCTCGCCGTCACGGACGGCAGGATCAGCGCCCTCGGGGCGCGGGCGCTCGACGCCCGCGGCCGAGGCACCGTCGTGGTCGATCTGCAGGGAGGCGCCCTGCTGCCCGCGTTCGGCGACGGGCACGCGCACCCCGTGATGGGCGGCTTGGGACTGCTCGGCGCACCCGTCCGCGAGTGCACCTCCGTGGAGGAGATCGTCGAGGCGGTACGGGACTGGGCCGACCGGCGCCCCGAGGCCGAGTGGATCACCGGTGACGGATTCGACGCCTGGCTGGCCCCCGACGGCCGGTTCGACGCCCACTGGCTGGACAGGGCCGTCCCCGACCGGCCCGTGGTGCTGCGCACGATGGACCACCACACCGCCTGGGTGAACAGCGAGGCGCTGCGCCGGGCCGGATTCTCGGCCGGGACGCCCGACCCGGTCGGCGGGGAGATCGTGCGCCGCAAGGACTCGGCCGAACCCCTGGGCACCCTGCGCGAGTTCGCCGCCGTGCTGCCCGTCCTCGACCTCGTCCCGCAGCCGTCCCACGACACGCAGGTGGACGCGCTGCGCGCGACCGCCGCCCGGTTCGCCGCCTCCGGGGTGACCTGGGTGCAGGACGCCTGGGTGGAACCGCACCACGCCGACGTCTGGATCACCGCGGCGACCAGCGGTCCCGGGCTGCCGATCCGCGCCGACCTCGGTTTCTTCCTGGGCCCTGAGCACTGGCGCGAGCGGGTCGGCCGGCTCGCCGCCGAGCGTGAGCGTGTGGAGGGCGCCGCCCCCGGACTGCTCACCGCGCACACCGTGAAGTTCTTCGCCGACGGGGTGATCGAGTCCGGCACGGCCGCTCTGCTGGAGCCGTACACCGACTGCCCGCACTCCCACGGCATCGCCAACTGGACTCCGGCGGAACTCGCGGACGCCGTCACCGCGATCGACGCCCTCGGTTTCCAGCCGCACATCCACGCCCTCGGCGACGGCGGTGTCCGGGTCGCCCTGGACGCCGTCGAGGCCGCGGCCGCCGCCAACGGGCCCCGCGACCGACGCCCGGTCATCGCCCACGCCCAGCTGATCCACCCCGCCGACCTGCCACGCTTCGCCGAACTCGGGGTGATCGCCAATCTGCAGCCGCTGTGGGCCCAGCCCGACCGGCTGATGACCGACCTCATCCTGCCGAAGATCGGCCCGAAGCGCGGCGCGCGCCAGTACCAGATCGCCGCCCTGCTCGCGTCCGGCGCGCACATCGCGTTCGGCAGCGACTGGCCGGTCACCGATCACGAGCCCCTGCGGGGCATCGCCACCGCAGTGACCCGCCAGACACCCGAGGGATTCCCCGACGGCGGCTGGCTTCCCCAGGAGCGGATCGACACCGCGACCGCCCTGGCCGCCTACTCCGCCGGATGCGCCTACCAGGCGTTCGAGGAGGAGAAATGGGGCGTTCTGCGCCCCGGTATGCGCGCCGATCTGGTGCATCTCGCCGCCGACCCGGTCGAGACCGCTCCCCGCGACCTGGCCCGCCTGCCCGTCCTGGGGACCTGGCTCGCCGGCCGGCGCACACACGACTCCGGCACGCCCGAGACCGTGTCCGCCACGAGGCGATAG
- a CDS encoding TetR/AcrR family transcriptional regulator C-terminal domain-containing protein, with protein sequence MPRPRTPLLDRRRIGAGALRIADEQGALSIPALARELGVAPSALYHHVSGREEIISLMREELARETGPDDWDPTQPWEQSLEAWARSYRTAFASHPGAVPLLATAPLAEPFMHAMYERVAGLLLTAGFGAGQVMPLINALENFILGSALDLVAPPVMVSDVTREAAPHLSAALDDTPTDHRRAELAFDTGLRALLTGFRAMLPR encoded by the coding sequence GTGCCAAGGCCGCGCACCCCGTTGCTTGACCGCCGGCGCATCGGCGCGGGAGCGCTGAGAATCGCCGACGAGCAGGGCGCCCTCAGCATTCCCGCCCTGGCCCGCGAGCTCGGGGTCGCTCCCTCCGCGCTCTACCACCATGTGTCCGGGCGCGAGGAGATCATCTCGCTCATGAGGGAGGAGCTGGCCCGGGAGACCGGACCTGACGACTGGGACCCGACACAGCCGTGGGAGCAGTCCCTGGAGGCGTGGGCCCGCTCCTATCGCACGGCCTTCGCGTCCCACCCCGGGGCGGTGCCCCTGCTCGCGACGGCCCCGCTGGCCGAACCCTTCATGCACGCGATGTACGAGCGGGTCGCCGGACTCCTGTTGACCGCCGGCTTCGGCGCCGGCCAGGTCATGCCCCTGATCAACGCGCTGGAGAACTTCATCCTCGGCTCGGCCCTCGACCTCGTCGCGCCGCCGGTGATGGTCTCCGACGTGACCCGTGAGGCGGCCCCCCACCTCAGCGCCGCACTCGACGACACCCCCACCGACCACCGCCGGGCCGAGCTCGCCTTCGACACCGGTCTGCGCGCCCTGCTCACCGGCTTCCGGGCGATGCTTCCCCGGTGA
- a CDS encoding LacI family DNA-binding transcriptional regulator, with translation MESSRVWRRPTLDAVAARAGVSTATVSNALNGTGRLSETTRQRVLATARELGYAPASTARALARGSTGVLGLTMTTYGDLPVSYTEIPYYATLTLSAMAAAHERGYLLLTMPSSMSPWMWLNTPMDGVIHVEPRADDPVGAILRERGIPMVSEGRPPRPRPCDAWVDSDHESGLRLLLDHLAESGARRIGLSLPRHDDAYPHLVAHAYRRWCDEHRSAPLVEEYAVLPDYFTAEQEAVGRLLDRDPRPDAVIGVYSDSGHNILAAARHHGLRVPRDLLVACVSEDPEYASTAPPVTTLGLRPDRVGTEAVDLLISVINSRSGVNRRRLVEPVLMPRRSTRRAAGRRNGAP, from the coding sequence ATGGAGAGCTCACGCGTCTGGCGGCGTCCGACACTCGACGCCGTGGCGGCCCGGGCCGGCGTGTCCACCGCCACGGTGTCGAACGCGCTCAACGGCACCGGACGGCTCTCCGAGACGACCAGGCAGCGCGTGCTGGCCACGGCGCGCGAACTCGGCTACGCCCCGGCGAGCACGGCCCGTGCCCTGGCCCGCGGCAGCACCGGCGTGCTCGGCCTGACCATGACCACCTACGGCGACCTCCCCGTTTCGTACACCGAGATCCCGTACTACGCCACCCTGACGCTGAGTGCCATGGCGGCCGCGCACGAGCGCGGCTATCTGCTCCTGACCATGCCGAGCTCGATGTCACCGTGGATGTGGCTCAACACCCCGATGGACGGCGTCATCCACGTCGAACCGCGCGCCGACGACCCGGTGGGCGCAATCCTGCGGGAGCGCGGCATACCGATGGTCAGCGAAGGCCGGCCGCCGCGGCCGCGTCCGTGCGACGCATGGGTGGACTCCGACCACGAGTCCGGCCTCCGCCTCCTGCTCGACCACCTGGCGGAGTCCGGTGCCCGGCGGATCGGACTCTCCCTGCCCCGCCACGACGACGCGTACCCGCACCTGGTCGCGCACGCCTACCGGCGCTGGTGCGACGAACACCGCAGCGCCCCCCTCGTGGAGGAGTACGCCGTGCTGCCCGACTACTTCACGGCCGAACAGGAGGCCGTCGGCCGGCTGCTCGACCGCGATCCGCGACCGGACGCCGTCATCGGCGTCTACTCCGACTCCGGTCACAACATTCTCGCCGCCGCTCGCCACCACGGTCTTCGGGTGCCGCGGGACCTGCTGGTGGCGTGCGTCAGCGAGGACCCGGAGTACGCGAGCACGGCACCCCCCGTCACCACCCTCGGACTCCGACCGGACCGCGTGGGCACCGAAGCGGTCGACCTGCTGATCTCTGTCATCAACTCCCGCAGCGGTGTGAACAGGCGCCGGCTCGTGGAACCGGTGCTGATGCCTCGCCGGTCCACACGGCGCGCGGCGGGTCGGCGGAACGGCGCTCCGTGA